One region of Triticum aestivum cultivar Chinese Spring chromosome 6B, IWGSC CS RefSeq v2.1, whole genome shotgun sequence genomic DNA includes:
- the LOC123134714 gene encoding uncharacterized protein produces MGEPADGFFLRLPPELVDEILLRLPPDEPACLVRASAVCKPWRRFFASANFRGRYREFHGAPPVPGLVQEAASFFAISALPTLPDLSHLVAAALKALDCRHGRYVFDSYDQYWQGDTVHLTVLDPLTGHGRRIPTPMDNRLLWYSVAVLCATQGCDHHDCQGGHFSVVIVTTNHEQRVTLGWLYSSETELWSALTSVSHPNVLK; encoded by the coding sequence aTGGGCGAGCCCGCGGATGGTTTCTTTCTCCGCCTTCCGCCGGAGCTCGTGGACGAGATCCTACTCCGCCTTCCGCCGGACGAGCCCGCCTGCCTCGTCCGCGCCTCCGCCGTCTGCAAGCCCTGGCGCCGCTTCTTCGCCAGCGCGAACTTTCGCGGCCGCTACCGCGAGTTCCACGGGGCACCTCCCGTCCCGGGGCTCGTCCAAGAGGCCGCAAGCTTCTTCGCGATATCTGCGCTTCCAACCCTACCAGACCTTTCACACTTGGTCGCCGCTGCCCTGAAGGCCCTGGACTGCCGCCACGGACGCTACGTGTTTGACTCATACGACCAGTACTGGCAGGGGGATACCGTTCACCTGACCGTCCTGGACCCTCTGACGGGCCATGGGCGTCGCATTCCCACACCCATGGACAATCGTTTGCTCTGGTACAGTGTGGCCGTGCTCTGCGCCACACAAGGCTGCGACCACCACGATTGCCAGGGAGGGCACTTCAGTGTGGTCATCGTGACCACCAATCACGAGCAAAGGGTGACCCTAGGTTGGCTCTACTCGTCCGAGACAGAGTTGTGGAGTGCTCTTACAAGTGTTTCCCATCCAAATGTCCTCAAGTAG